One genomic window of Cannabis sativa cultivar Pink pepper isolate KNU-18-1 chromosome 2, ASM2916894v1, whole genome shotgun sequence includes the following:
- the LOC115719709 gene encoding ABC transporter G family member 15: MEIEASAASGTHGGGVGSSDRDMDEGSGGVCGGGGRERGTYLVWEDLNVVLPNFGDGPTKRLLNGLKGYAEPGRITAIMGPSGSGKSTLLDTLAGRLSRNVVMTGSILFNGSKKRLEYGAIAYVTQEDVLLGTLTVRETISYSALLRLPTTMSKEEVNSIVEETISEMGLYDCADRLIGNWHLRGISGGEKKRLSIALEILTRPSLLFLDEPTSGLDSASAFFVVQTLRNVARDGRTVISSIHQPSSEVFALFDDLFLLSSGETVYYGEAKRAVEFFAESGVPCPSRRNPSDHFLRCVNKDFDKVTATLKGSLKLRDVPTTDPLMNVATAEIRALLVEKYRYSKYAAKARARIQELSTIGEDLEIDTKTGSQASWWTQLKTLIRRSSLNMSRDVGYYWLRIIIYIVVSICVGTIYYDVGNSYTAIYARSACTAFITGFMTFMSIGGFPSFVEEMKVFYKERLNGYYGVSVFILANFISSFPFLVAITLVTGTITFYTVKFRPEFSHYVFFCLNIFTSISVIESLMMVVASLVPNFLMGIIVGAGIMGILMMTSGFFRLLPDLPKIFWRYPVSFLSYGSWGIQGGIKNDLLGLEFEPLFPGPKLTGEYVITKMYGISVGHSKWWDLVAIVAILILYRSLFFIILKFKERASPLFQSLYAKRALHHLDKRPSFRKIPSFPSKRHNPLYSLSSQEGLGSPLP; encoded by the exons ATGGAGATAGAAGCGTCGGCGGCGAGTGGGACCCACGGCGGTGGTGTTGGTTCTAGTGACAGAGATATGGATGAAGGAAGTGGTGGTGTTTGTGGTGGTGGTGGGAGGGAGAGAGGGACTTACTTAGTTTGGGAAGATCTAAACGTTGTTTTGCCTAACTTTGGTGATGGGCCGACCAAAAGGCTTCTCAACGGGCTCAAGGGATATGCTGAGCCCGGTAGAATTACGGCAATTATGGGCCCATCGGGCTCTGGAAAATCCACTCTTCTGGATACTTTAGcag GAAGACTGTCAAGAAATGTGGTCATGACCGGAAGTATTCTTTTCAATGGGAGCAAGAAAAGACTTGAATATGGTGCTATT gcTTATGTGACACAAGAGGATGTATTGCTGGGAACATTAACTGTAAGAGAAACCATATCATATTCAGCTCTTTTAAGGCTTCCAACTACAATGAGCAAAGAAGAAGTAAACAGCATTGTGGAGGAAACCATCTCAGAAATGGGGCTCTATGACTGTGCTGATAGGTTAATTGGAAATTGGCACTTGAGAGGCATCAGTGGTGGTGAGAAGAAGAGATTAAGCATTGCTCTTGAGATTCTCACACGCCCTTCTCTTCTCTTCCTTGATGAACCCACCAGTGGTCTTGACAGTGCTTCGGCTTTCTTTGTTGTTCAAACACTTAGAAACGTTGCACGCGATGGAAGAACGGTCATCTCATCCATTCACCAGCCTAGTAGTGAAGTTTTTGCTCTCTTTGATGATCTCTTCTTGCTGTCAAGTGGTGAGACTGTATATTATGGAGAAGCAAAGAGGGCTGTAGAG TTCTTTGCTGAATCTGGTGTTCCATGTCCAAGCAGAAGGAACCCCTCTGATCACTTCTTGCGTTGTGTAAACAAAGACTTCGACAAAGTTACTGCCACGCTTAAGGGATCGTTAAAATTGCGA GATGTTCCAACAACAGACCCTCTCATGAATGTGGCGACAGCGGAAATTAGAGCTTTGCTTGTTGAAAAATATAGGTACTCAAAGTATGCAGCAAAAGCCAGAGCCAGAATTCAAGAACTATCCACCATTGGA GAAGACCTTGAGATTGACACAAAAACTGGAAGTCAAGCAAGTTGGTGGACTCAGCTTAAGACATTGATTCGAAGATCATCCTTGAACATGTCCAGAGATGTTGGATATTACTGGTTGAGGATCATTATCTATATAGTTGTATCTATATGTGTTGGTACCATCTATTATGATGTGGGAAATAGCTATACTGCCATCTATGCTCGTTCAGCTTGTACGGCTTTTATAACAGGCTTCATGACATTTATGTCTATTGGAGGCTTCCCATCTTTTGTTGAAGAAATGAAG GTCTTCTATAAAGAAAGGCTTAATGGGTATTATGGTGTTTCAGTGTTCATCTTAGCCAACTTCATCTCTTCATTCCCCTTTTTGGTTGCTATTACTCTTGTTACTGGGACTATTACTTTCTACACTGTGAAGTTCAGACCAGAATTTTCTCATTATGTATTCTTCTGTCTCAACATTTTCACCTCCATATCTGTTATAGAGAGCCTCATGATGGTTGTAGCTTCATTAGTCCCCAATTTTCTCATGGGAATTATAGTTGGAGCCGGCATTATG GGTATTCTGATGATGACATCTGGATTCTTCCGCTTGCTCCCTGATCTGCCCAAGATTTTTTGGCGCTACCCGGTCTCATTCCTCAGCTATGGCTCATGGGGAATTCAG GGTGGCATCAAGAACGATTTGCTTGGGCTTGAATTCGAGCCACTATTTCCGGGGCCGAAATTGACAGGAGAGTATGTCATCACAAAGATGTATGGTATTTCAGTAGGTCATTCCAAGTGGTGGGATTTAGTTGCTATTGTGGCCATCCTCATACTTTACCGCAGTCTATTCTTCATCATTCTCAAGTTCAAGGAGAGAGCTTCCCCATTGTTTCAATCACTTTATGCCAAAAGAGCTCTACACCATCTTGACAAAAGGCCTTCCTTCAGGAAAATTCCCTCTTTCCCTTCCAAACGCCACAACCCTCTCTACTCGCTGTCTTCTCAAGAGGGTCTTGGCTCTCCACTCCCTTAA